One Micromonospora sp. FIMYZ51 genomic window carries:
- a CDS encoding helix-turn-helix transcriptional regulator yields MNEALRLAMANKGETAESLAGKVGVDPKTAGRWVADGRTPHPRTRVAVATVLGRQAEELWPGPFRRRDLPWFREWAELEQKASSLRSYEPLLVPGLLQTEAYARGVLATGGLLPPTEVEEIVAGRLARQRVLERENPLQLVAVIDEVVLRRQVGRDRAVMAEQLAHLAEAGEREHVQVRVIPAANPWHTGLAGPFVLARTPDGGEAAYLDNQLRGQVVTERADLASLGARWESVTGEALPRRQSIELIREVATTWR; encoded by the coding sequence ATGAACGAGGCGCTGAGGCTGGCGATGGCGAACAAGGGCGAGACCGCTGAGTCGTTGGCCGGGAAGGTCGGCGTCGACCCGAAGACGGCGGGTCGGTGGGTCGCCGACGGGCGTACTCCGCATCCTCGGACCAGGGTCGCCGTCGCCACCGTGCTCGGGCGTCAGGCCGAGGAACTCTGGCCCGGGCCGTTTCGCCGTCGCGATCTGCCCTGGTTCCGGGAGTGGGCGGAACTGGAGCAGAAGGCCAGCTCACTGCGGTCATATGAGCCGCTGTTGGTGCCGGGGCTGCTCCAGACCGAGGCGTACGCCCGGGGGGTGCTGGCCACCGGCGGCCTGTTGCCGCCGACGGAGGTCGAGGAGATCGTCGCCGGGCGGTTGGCGCGGCAGCGGGTCCTGGAGCGGGAGAATCCGCTCCAACTGGTCGCGGTGATCGACGAGGTGGTGCTGCGCCGGCAGGTGGGCCGCGATCGGGCGGTGATGGCGGAGCAGCTTGCCCACCTGGCCGAGGCGGGCGAGCGGGAACACGTGCAGGTGCGGGTGATTCCGGCGGCGAACCCGTGGCACACCGGCCTGGCCGGGCCATTCGTGCTGGCCCGGACGCCGGATGGCGGCGAGGCGGCCTATCTGGACAATCAGCTGCGCGGTCAGGTGGTGACCGAGCGTGCCGACCTTGCTAGCCTGGGCGCTAGATGGGAGAGCGTCACCGGTGAGGCGCTGCCCCGTCGCCAGTCCATCGAGCTGATCAGGGAAGTGGCGACGACATGGAGATGA
- a CDS encoding DUF397 domain-containing protein, whose product MEMTGARWRTATRSSNNGGNCVEVADNLPGRILVRDSKDRAGGLLTFTPDAWRTFVAGTPRQAGR is encoded by the coding sequence ATGGAGATGACCGGCGCCCGCTGGCGCACCGCCACCCGCAGCAGCAACAACGGCGGCAACTGTGTCGAGGTGGCGGACAACCTGCCCGGCCGGATCCTGGTACGCGACAGCAAGGACCGGGCCGGCGGCCTGTTGACCTTCACCCCCGACGCCTGGCGCACCTTCGTCGCGGGCACCCCACGCCAAGCCGGCCGCTGA